Proteins encoded by one window of bacterium:
- a CDS encoding C4-type zinc ribbon domain-containing protein, with product MNEQIQLLVSLQNKDTAIFELNQIIKNLPTKVEQWKQSYHARQNELNQKRKDKENVEKELRTKERRLQTIEDELKKFRARIYEVKTQKEMVSLDSEIKKAEEEKGRVEEDILKLFDANDNLVNKISSLTIELEKELVELKKEEQETNRQIELNTNKLNSVTKDRDEISEKIAKETLALYEKIRAHKNNLAVVQVKDNACQGCFIKLPPQVINEVKSGSHLVRCEGCVRILYWKE from the coding sequence ATGAATGAGCAGATACAACTTTTAGTCAGCCTCCAAAATAAAGATACCGCTATTTTTGAATTAAATCAAATAATTAAAAATTTACCCACGAAGGTAGAACAATGGAAACAATCCTACCATGCCAGACAAAATGAATTGAATCAAAAAAGAAAAGATAAAGAAAATGTAGAAAAAGAACTAAGAACCAAAGAAAGAAGATTACAAACCATAGAAGATGAATTGAAAAAATTTAGAGCAAGAATATACGAGGTAAAAACACAAAAAGAAATGGTTTCTTTAGATAGTGAGATAAAAAAAGCAGAGGAAGAAAAAGGTAGAGTGGAGGAAGATATTCTCAAACTGTTTGATGCAAATGATAATTTAGTTAATAAAATTAGTTCTTTAACTATTGAATTAGAAAAGGAATTAGTTGAACTTAAAAAGGAAGAACAAGAAACTAATCGACAAATTGAATTAAATACCAATAAATTAAACTCTGTGACTAAAGATAGAGATGAGATATCTGAAAAGATAGCAAAAGAGACATTAGCACTTTATGAAAAAATTCGGGCACATAAAAATAATTTAGCTGTAGTTCAGGTTAAAGATAATGCCTGCCAGGGATGTTTTATAAAACTGCCTCCACAGGTAATCAATGAAGTAAAATCTGGTTCACATCTTGTTAGATGTGAAGGTTGTGTGAGAATCCTTTATTGGAAAGAATAA
- a CDS encoding HD-GYP domain-containing protein: MKKEKTTPVPELVERLKSFHQEAVNYTEELKKTHSLHESEQEHLKKSYQDFEKIYINTICTLADAIDARSNYTRGHSSRVRHYVEMMGKKLNLPEDELKTLGIAATLHDIGRMGIDNTIWEKPGGLTNEEYEVVKRYPAESADVLASVSFLEFVAKIVRHHRENYDGTGYPDKLKREEIPLGARILSVADAFDAMTSERPYRERIDPEVAIDELKNKAGTQFDPKVVETFISIWEQMYS, from the coding sequence ATGAAAAAAGAAAAGACAACTCCAGTTCCAGAATTGGTGGAAAGATTAAAGTCTTTTCATCAAGAAGCAGTGAATTATACTGAAGAATTAAAAAAAACTCATTCATTACACGAAAGTGAGCAGGAACACCTAAAAAAGTCATATCAGGATTTTGAAAAGATTTATATCAATACTATTTGTACCTTAGCGGATGCTATTGATGCCAGGAGTAACTATACAAGAGGACATTCTTCAAGGGTAAGACATTATGTTGAAATGATGGGTAAAAAGTTAAATTTACCAGAAGATGAATTAAAAACACTTGGTATCGCCGCAACTTTACATGATATTGGTAGAATGGGAATTGATAATACTATCTGGGAGAAACCTGGTGGATTGACTAATGAAGAATATGAAGTGGTGAAACGCTATCCAGCTGAAAGTGCAGATGTCTTAGCCTCTGTTTCCTTTTTGGAGTTTGTTGCAAAAATAGTTCGGCATCATCGCGAAAATTATGATGGCACAGGTTATCCAGATAAACTTAAAAGAGAAGAAATACCACTTGGGGCTCGAATATTATCCGTTGCTGATGCCTTTGATGCGATGACATCAGAGCGTCCTTATCGTGAGCGAATTGACCCTGAAGTAGCCATAGATGAACTTAAAAATAAAGCAGGAACCCAGTTTGACCCAAAGGTGGTTGAAACCTTTATCTCTATCTGGGAACAGATGTATAGTTAA